Sequence from the Flavobacterium sp. J372 genome:
GGGACGATTACTGATAAAGACATGAACAACGAGACGCTGCCATTTGCCAGCGTTAGCATAAAAGGCACCGGCATTGGTGAAAACACCGATGAAAACGGAAAGTACAGCCTTGAAGTGCCTGCAGGCAGCCACGTACTTGTTATAGCCTTTATGGGATATGAAACGGTAGAAGTGCCGTTTACCATTGCTGCAGGCGAAACCAAAACCATAAACCGCAGCCTTACATCGGGCAGCGTTACCATGGAAGAGGTGGTGATACAGGCAACCGTAAACCGCGAAAAGGAAAGCGCCCTGTTGATGGAGCAGAAAAATGCTACAGAGATTAAAACTAATATAGGCGCACAAGAACTTACCCGTAAAGGTGTAAGCGATGCAGCGGCTGCCGTAACTAAAGTTTCAGGTATATCTAAACAGGAGGGCAACAGCGGCATATTTGTGCGCGGGCTGGGCGACCGCTACAACGGAACATTCCTTAACGGCCTGCCACTACCCTCAAATGAACCGGAGAACAAGAACATAGCCCTTGATCTTTTTCAACCGATATTATACAAAGCGTAGGCATTAATAAAAGCTTCACGCAAGAAATATACGGAGACATAGGCGGAGCGAATGTTGACATATTTTCAAAAGAACATAGTGGCAAAGGCAATATGGTAATTGAGATAGGCAGCGGGCTCAATGATAAAGCTTTCGGGTCTGATTTCAGGATTGCCAATAATGTAAAGAAAACCGGGTTTTATAATATTGAAACACCAACAACTACAAGAGCATACACTTTTGGTTCACGTTGGGCACCGGATACAGAGAGTAACCCTGTAAACGGCAACTTTAATATTGCCGGCGGTCAGTCTTTTGATATTAATGATGAAAGCCGCATAAGCTTTTTTGCCACTGCAGGCTATGGCAACGGCTACACTTACCGTAATGGCTTCCAGCGTATTGTGAGTAATGAAAATACAAATATCTTGGTTGACTTTTATAATGTAGACCGTTTTGAATTCAGCACCAAGACTACCGCCATGGCCAATGTGGTTTACCGTATTAATGCTAACCACACAATTAAGGCCAATTCGGTTTTTGTAAATGCTTCAAAAAGTTCAGTTAATGAGTATGATACATTTATAGGCCAGGGTGACGATCGATTTGAGTTTACGCGCCAGACACTTACTGACCAAAACAAGCTATGGGTAAACCAGCTTTTAGGAAAGCATATCATTAATGACCGGCTTGACCTTAACTGGGGTGGCTCTTACGCTACAGTAAATGCCGACCAGCCCGACAGGATTACCAGCAACCTGATACTTACTGACGGCAATTATACATTTAACAGCGCTGCACCCACTACAAACAATAGGTACTTTCAATATATTGATGAGAAAGAAATCGCAGCAAAGGCAATTTTTTCTTATAAAGTACTGAAAGCTGAAGACGAAATGTATAAGGGGAAGCTTACATTTGGATACAACGGAAGGATAAAAAGCCGTGATTTTGAGGCTACACAATTTAACTTTAGGATAGCGTCAGATAACAATTTCAGTGTTGATGAAAATAATATTGATACTTTTTTAAATGCTTCGAATCTGGGCATAACACAAAATCAGCCCAACACGTTCTATATACTTACCGGAAGGCTGCAAAGCCTCAGGCCGTTTACCTATAATGCGGATATGAACGTACATGCAGCAACCGCCGGGTTTGAACATAGCCTCAATGACAAGCTTACTTACACCCTAGGCCTTAGAGCAGAAAAGGTGCTACAGGAACTAGAGTGGGATACAAACTTCACGTTATCAGGTGTAGATTTTGATGATGCAACAATTGATAAGTTATATATCCTGCCTTCTGCAACACTCAAGTATGTGCTTAACGACAAACAGAATTTTCGCGCAGCAGCAAGCAAAACTTATACACTGCCACAATTTAAAGAAAAAGCGCCTTTCAGGTATGAAGGAGTTGGTGAAAACTCTGTGGGTAATCCTTTCTTAAAACCATCAGACAATTATAATCTTGATATTAAGTGGGAACTTTTCCCGGGCGGTGATGAGGTGATATCAGCAACAGCTTTTGGTAAATATATTGTAAATCCTATAAGTCAGGTTTTATTAAACTCAGTACTTAATGACAATACATTTGTAAATGCCGGAGGTTATGCTTATGTAGCCGGAGCAGAGTTTGAAATACGCAAAAACCTATGGAAGAGTGGTGAAGATGAGCGCCATGTGTTTTTGGGCGGCCTAAACTTTACTGTAATGTACTCACAGCAAGAGCTTGATTCAGACAAAGTGGCCAGCGATGCACAGGGTACACTTAGTGTTAACTTTAATGAAGATAAAGACGCGTTGCAGGGAGCTTCGCCTCTTATTGTAAACGCTGACCTTACATATAAAGTAAATAATGGGTTTGTTAAGCCTACTATATCACTTGTAGGAAACTATTTTCATGACAGGATTTATTCGCTTGGCTCATTCGGGCGTGGCAATATAGTAGAAAAAGGAATTCCAATATTAAACTTTGTATCAAACACTACCATCGGTGAGAAATTTACTGTAGGAGTAAATATTGAGAATATGCTTAACAGCCGTATAAGGAGGGTGCAGGAAAATGCAGGTGGGGATATTGATACCTTTAATTTTAGGGCAGGTGTAGATTATACACTTACACTTAAATATTCACTATTCTAAGATAATAACAATACACATAATAAGGCAGCTTTAGGCTGCCTTATTTATTTTATTAGGTGCATTAACTATTTAGTAACTATTACACATTATCACTTAAAGATTATATAACAATAGCTTAACGGCACAGCAATCACATAGCCTCATATTTGCACCATTAAACGTAAACAACATAAAAACTTTAAAAAATGAAAAAGCTACTATTAAGCCTGGCTGTTATTGCAGCAACTTTTACAAGCTGTTCAGATGATGACAACAACAACTCAAACAATGCTCCTGCAGAAGCAGTACTGCCAGATGAGATTACAGAAAACATGACGTTAAATGCAGGTACTGTATATACGCTTATGGGGCCTGTATACGTAAAATCTGGTGTAACACTTACTATACCGGCAGGTACACGAATAGAAGGATATGCTGAAGAAGATGCTGAAGAAGTTTCATTCCTTGCTGTGGAGACAGGCGGAAAAATTATAGCACAGGGCACTGCTGAAAACCCAATTGTTATGACTTCAAGTAAAGCTAATCCGCAACCGGGCGACTGGGGTGGGCTTGTAGTGTGCGGACTTGCACAAACTAACCTTGGTACAGGCGTATCAGCTGAAGTAACCGGCCTTACTTACGGAGGTACAAATTCTGCCGACAACTCTGGTGTTTATTCTTATATCGTTCTTGAATATGCAGGCGCGCTTATCAACCAGAATGCTGAATTTAACGGCTTTACTTTTTATGCAGTAGGTTCTGGCACTACAGTAAATAACCTTCTTGCTTATCAGGGGTCTGATGATGGTTTTGAATGGTTCGGCGGATCTGTAAACGCTACTAACCTTGCTGCAATTGGCTGCCAGGATGATTCTTTTGACTGGACAGAAGGCTGGAACGGAACTGTAACTAACCTTTATTCAGACCAGTCTGTAGCTACTGCTTTCTCTGCAGACAGCAGGGGTATTGAAGCAGACAGCAACCAAAACAATGAAACACAAGCGCCAATATCTAACCCGACACTTAAAAATATAACTCTTATAGGAAGAAATAACGCAGCTGTAACCAGCGAGGCAGGTATTATGCTAAGAAGAGGTACTAAGGGAATGATTGACAATGTTTATATCGCAAACTTTAAATCTACAGCTTCAGGAAGTTATGCTGTAAACTTTAGCGGTACAGGATCACAGGCACACTTTACAGCAAATCCTGTAACTAAGGTAAAACTGGTAAATAATACTGCCGATACAAATATTGCTGCAGGCATATCTATAGATGATAATGCTACAGGTGCAGGAAACGGCGCAACAGCCCCTACATGGATGGACTGGATGGGCCTATAAGCCACACTTTTAACTAATAATAACATTCATAGGTTACAATTAGGATTAAGTTAACTAAACCCCTCATTTTGAGGGGTTATTTTTTGGAATGATTTTTGAAATTTATTTTGTAGTTTTACCCCATCAATCAAAATCAATGGCAAAAAAATACTTTTATATAACCTTACTACTGTTTTTCTTTTCCGTTTTTGGCGCTGCGGCGCAAGAAGGAAAGAGCGAAAGCATAGACGGGCTCAACATCTACCCTAACCCCGTGAGCACCGGCAGGATATACATTACCTCAAAATCATCGCTTAACAAAGATGTTGAGATATATGATGTGCTTGGCAAAAAAGTAGTTACCGCCACGCTAACCTCGGCAAAAGAGCTGAACATTACCAGCCTTACACCGGGCGTTTACATCATTAAAGTAAAAGAAGGCGACGCTACAGCCACCAGGAAGCTGATAGTGAAATAGTTAGCTTTTTGTTAATCTGTGCTAATTTAATCATAAGTTTACATAGGAATATTTTTATAAAAAAAAATGTCCCTATCTTTGCTGCGTAATAAAATCATAAAAACAAAAAACATGAAAAAACTTTACATTATTGCAGCTGCTTTGTTAGTTGCTGTTACGTCACAAGCACAAGTTGTCATCAGCCAGGTTTATGGTGGTGGTGGAAATAATGGTTCAGTATATACGCATGACTTCGTTGAACTATTTAATAGAGGCAATGTCGCAGTTACGCTTACGGGGTATACGTTACAATACGCTTCAGCATCAGGTACTTTTGCACAAAGTAACTTACAAACACTTCCGACAATTACAATCCAACCCGGGAAATATTATCTGATCCAGCAAGCTCAGGGTAATGGCGGCACAACAGCTTTGCCTTCACCAGATTTAGTGCCAACCGTAGCCGATAATGGCGCAATTTTAGCTCTTTCTGGAACAAATGGTAAAATTGTTCTTGCTAGTAATAACACTTTAGTTACTGCGGTATCTGACGCTAATGTTGTCGACTTTGTTGGTTTTGGATCTGCTAACATTTACGAAGGAAGTTCAGCTGTGGCTGTTCTAAGTAATACAACAGCTGCTGTTAGAGCTAATAACGGATGTCAAGACACAAATGATAACGGTACCGACTTCGCTGTTACTGAACCTACTCCAAGAAATAGCGCTTCTCCTGCGAACGTTTGTGGCACTGCTAGTACAGAGAAAAACAACATCGCAGGCCTTAAGCTTTTCCCTAACCCACTTTCAGGAAACGTGCTTAATGTAACTTCAAACAGCAGCGCTGATAAAACTATCGCGGTGTATGATGTACTTGGCAAAAACGTACTAAACGCTAAGGTTACTAACGAGGCTGTAAACGTATCTGCTCTTAACAGCGGCGTGTACATTGTAAAAATAACTGAAGAAGGCAGAACCGCTACAAGGAAACTTGTTGTGAAGTAAGCTAACCTCTTTATAATGAGCTGAAAAGCACTTGCCACGGCAGGTGCTTTTTTATTTAAGCACCGTTTAGCGGTGCTTTTTTGTTTTTCATCGAGAATTAATAGTATGGTAACTTGTTCTTACAAATAAAGTCTTAGATTTCCTAATAATCTTAAACCTTACTATTATGACAATCAAGCAATTACTTTCGGGGATGTTCCTTACAGGAACGGTTTTTACAATGAGTGCTCAAACGAATGTTGCAAATGCAACAACCACTAGTGGAGGACTAGGTGCTGGAACAAATGGCTATAATACATTTTATGGCGCTAACGCAGGTACAAATACTACAAGTAACGACAACACATTTATTGGAAACGGGGCAGGCAATTATAATACTACAGGAACACAAAACACATTTGTTGGTATATTAGCAGGATTTGACTGCGATACGGGTAATAAAAATGTTTACGTGGGTTTCAATACTGGTGAAGGTAATACTGTCGGAAGTCAAAATGTATTAATGGGACACGAAGCAGGCCAGTCATTTACAGGTTCTAATTGTACTTTCTTAGGATACCGAGCAGGAAACGCTAGCTTTGGATTAAATAATGTATATGTAGGAGATAATGCAGGCGAAAATTCATCAGGCTCAGGTAATATATTTATTGGCAGTAATTCAGGT
This genomic interval carries:
- a CDS encoding T9SS type A sorting domain-containing protein yields the protein MKKLYIIAAALLVAVTSQAQVVISQVYGGGGNNGSVYTHDFVELFNRGNVAVTLTGYTLQYASASGTFAQSNLQTLPTITIQPGKYYLIQQAQGNGGTTALPSPDLVPTVADNGAILALSGTNGKIVLASNNTLVTAVSDANVVDFVGFGSANIYEGSSAVAVLSNTTAAVRANNGCQDTNDNGTDFAVTEPTPRNSASPANVCGTASTEKNNIAGLKLFPNPLSGNVLNVTSNSSADKTIAVYDVLGKNVLNAKVTNEAVNVSALNSGVYIVKITEEGRTATRKLVVK
- a CDS encoding carboxypeptidase-like regulatory domain-containing protein codes for the protein MKRQILFILLLITTLGFAQQKGTLTGTITDKDMNNETLPFASVSIKGTGIGENTDENGKYSLEVPAGSHVLVIAFMGYETVEVPFTIAAGETKTINRSLTSGSVTMEEVVIQATVNREKESALLMEQKNATEIKTNIGAQELTRKGVSDAAAAVTKVSGISKQEGNSGIFVRGLGDRYNGTFLNGLPLPSNEPENKNIALDLFQPILYKA
- a CDS encoding TonB-dependent receptor domain-containing protein, which encodes MVIEIGSGLNDKAFGSDFRIANNVKKTGFYNIETPTTTRAYTFGSRWAPDTESNPVNGNFNIAGGQSFDINDESRISFFATAGYGNGYTYRNGFQRIVSNENTNILVDFYNVDRFEFSTKTTAMANVVYRINANHTIKANSVFVNASKSSVNEYDTFIGQGDDRFEFTRQTLTDQNKLWVNQLLGKHIINDRLDLNWGGSYATVNADQPDRITSNLILTDGNYTFNSAAPTTNNRYFQYIDEKEIAAKAIFSYKVLKAEDEMYKGKLTFGYNGRIKSRDFEATQFNFRIASDNNFSVDENNIDTFLNASNLGITQNQPNTFYILTGRLQSLRPFTYNADMNVHAATAGFEHSLNDKLTYTLGLRAEKVLQELEWDTNFTLSGVDFDDATIDKLYILPSATLKYVLNDKQNFRAAASKTYTLPQFKEKAPFRYEGVGENSVGNPFLKPSDNYNLDIKWELFPGGDEVISATAFGKYIVNPISQVLLNSVLNDNTFVNAGGYAYVAGAEFEIRKNLWKSGEDERHVFLGGLNFTVMYSQQELDSDKVASDAQGTLSVNFNEDKDALQGASPLIVNADLTYKVNNGFVKPTISLVGNYFHDRIYSLGSFGRGNIVEKGIPILNFVSNTTIGEKFTVGVNIENMLNSRIRRVQENAGGDIDTFNFRAGVDYTLTLKYSLF
- a CDS encoding T9SS type A sorting domain-containing protein, yielding MAKKYFYITLLLFFFSVFGAAAQEGKSESIDGLNIYPNPVSTGRIYITSKSSLNKDVEIYDVLGKKVVTATLTSAKELNITSLTPGVYIIKVKEGDATATRKLIVK